A section of the Kribbella sp. HUAS MG21 genome encodes:
- a CDS encoding helix-turn-helix domain-containing protein: MASTVAVLADLHEHLTFVTPDHEPYDVSHVAVLDGSGTPQPGALVAAVGVRSDDARLTLLRSLADVPVAGVVFAGPWTSAISDAVAQLKVTVGVLHEGASWAGFIAAAHSALHGPPSGPEDPADQTQRLFQLTDQVAELLEAALIVEDDKRQVVAHSSTGGPHDAARTRTILGRQMPPDFVSRLRATGAFRRLTSSDEPFVVPAVAPDFLQRIVIPLRLGPEAVGSIWAIRDQELDDELRARLLPLTRELSVCLLRLRAQEDLSTRYSVERVRAALNGTEPDADLVLPGDATRVVALGPGDGTSPLDELSVWRAMLRRHSWAYPILTEIDGTVFALVTDGSGPGSWEWLRSIGGDTGLGAVSASRPARSPADLPARRVEAAEVAEAAIDAGLAVASYQDVWSSVVLRKVHRAVPADVHDEVRALLGIDARGDLAGTLGAWLLAWGDYAQAAVALDVHPNTVRLRMRRILELLPTIDLDEPSQRLALTLVLTARSARSQRP, encoded by the coding sequence ATGGCGAGCACGGTCGCGGTCCTGGCCGACCTGCACGAGCATCTGACCTTCGTGACGCCGGACCACGAGCCGTACGACGTCAGTCACGTGGCAGTTCTCGACGGATCAGGCACCCCACAACCAGGCGCCCTCGTCGCAGCGGTCGGCGTACGGTCCGACGACGCGCGGCTCACCCTGCTCCGGTCGCTCGCCGACGTACCCGTGGCCGGTGTCGTCTTCGCCGGACCGTGGACCTCGGCCATCTCGGACGCGGTCGCTCAGCTCAAGGTCACGGTGGGTGTCCTGCACGAAGGCGCGAGCTGGGCCGGATTCATCGCCGCCGCGCACTCGGCCTTGCACGGGCCGCCGTCCGGACCCGAGGATCCGGCAGACCAGACCCAACGCCTCTTCCAGTTGACCGACCAGGTGGCGGAGCTGCTCGAGGCCGCCTTGATCGTCGAGGACGACAAGCGGCAGGTCGTCGCCCACTCCAGCACGGGCGGGCCGCATGACGCCGCACGGACCCGAACCATCCTCGGACGGCAGATGCCGCCGGACTTCGTGTCGAGGCTGCGCGCGACGGGTGCCTTCCGGCGCCTGACCTCCAGCGACGAGCCGTTCGTCGTACCGGCGGTCGCGCCGGACTTCCTGCAACGCATCGTCATTCCGCTCCGGCTCGGTCCGGAAGCGGTCGGCTCGATCTGGGCGATCCGGGACCAGGAGCTCGACGACGAGCTGCGAGCTCGCCTCCTCCCCCTCACGCGCGAGCTGTCGGTGTGCCTGCTGCGGCTGCGTGCCCAGGAGGATCTGAGCACGCGCTACTCGGTCGAACGAGTCCGGGCCGCACTCAACGGTACGGAGCCCGACGCCGACCTGGTGCTGCCCGGCGACGCGACGCGGGTCGTTGCCCTGGGCCCCGGAGACGGGACGTCACCGCTCGACGAACTGTCGGTGTGGCGGGCGATGCTGCGCAGGCATTCGTGGGCGTACCCCATCCTGACCGAGATCGACGGTACGGTTTTCGCCCTCGTCACGGACGGTTCCGGTCCGGGGAGCTGGGAGTGGCTGCGCTCGATCGGCGGCGACACCGGCCTCGGTGCCGTCAGCGCGAGCCGACCCGCCCGCTCCCCCGCCGACCTGCCCGCACGGCGGGTCGAGGCCGCCGAGGTCGCGGAGGCCGCGATCGACGCCGGGCTGGCGGTCGCGTCGTACCAGGACGTCTGGTCCAGTGTCGTACTGCGGAAGGTGCATCGCGCCGTCCCGGCCGACGTCCACGACGAGGTGCGGGCGCTGCTCGGCATCGACGCCCGGGGCGATCTCGCGGGCACCCTCGGCGCGTGGCTGCTGGCCTGGGGCGACTATGCGCAGGCAGCGGTGGCGCTGGACGTCCACCCGAACACGGTCCGGCTGCGGATGCGACGAATCCTCGAACTGCTCCCGACCATCGATCTCGACGAACCGAGCCAGCGCCTCGCTCTCACCCTGGTCCTTACGGCTCGATCAGCTCGTTCACAGCGTCCGTGA